CGTCCGCCTCGACGGCCTGCCGGGCGACCTCCGCCGGGGTCTGGAACAGCGGGCCGACGTCCACGTCGAAGCCCAGGTCGGCGAAGGCCGTGGCGATCACCTTCTGGCCGCGGTCGTGGCCGTCCTGGCCCATCTTGGCGACCAGGATGCGCGGCCGGCGGCCCTCGGCCTCCGCGAAGTCGTCCACCACCGCGCGGGTGCGGTCCACGTCCGGCGACTGGCCTGCCTCGTTGCGGTACACACCGGAGATGGTACGGATCTGGCCCGCGTGCCGCCCGTACACCTTCTCCAGGGCGTCGCTGATCTCCCCGACGGTCGCCTTGGCACGGGCCGCCCGCACCGCCAGCTCCAGCAGGTTGCCCTCGCCGCCGGCCGCCCGGGTCAGGGCGTCCAGCGCGTCCCGGCACGCCGTCTCGTCCCGCTCCTCACGCAGCCGCCGCAGCTTGGCGATCTGCTGGGTGCGCACCGAGGAGTTGTCGACCTTGAGCACCTCGATCTGCTCGTCGCTGTCCACCCGGTACTTGTTCACCCCGATCACCGGCTGCCGCCCTGAGTCGATGCGCGCCTGGGTGCGGGCCGCCGCCTCTTCCACGCGCAGCTTGGGGATGCCCGCGTCGATGGCCTGCGCCATGCCGCCCGCCTGCTCCACCTCCTGGATGTGCTGCCACGCGCGGCGGGCCAGGTCGTACGTCAGCCGCTCCACGTACGCGCTGCCGCCCCACGGGTCGATCACCCGGGTGGTGCCGGACTCCTGCTGGATCAGCAGCTGGGTGTTGCGGGCGATGCGCGCGGAGAAGTCGGTGGGCAGCGCCAGCGCCTCGTCCAGGGCGTTGGTGTGCAGCGACTGGGTGTGCCCCTGGGTGGCCGCCATCGCCTCCACACAGGTGCGCGTGACGTTGTTGAACACGTCCTGCGCGGTCAGCGACCAGCCGGAGGTCTGCGAATGGGTGCGCAGGGACAGCGACTTGGCGTTCTTCGGGTCGAACTGCCTGACCAGCTTGGCCCACAGCAGCCGGGCCGCGCGCAACTTGGCGATCTCCATGAAGAAGTTCATGCCGATCGCCCAGAAGAACGACAGCCTGGGCGCGAAGGCGTCCACGTCCAGGCCCGCGTCCCGGCCCGCCCGGATGTACTCCACGCCGTCCGCCAGCGTGTACGCCAGCTCCAGGTCGGCCGTCGCGCCCGCCTCCTGGATGTGGTACCCGGAGATCGAGATGGAGTTGTAGCGGGGCATCCGCTGCGAGGTGAAGGCGAAGATGTCGGAGATGATCCGCATCGACGGCTTCGGCGGATAGATGTAGGTGTTGCGGACCATGAACTCCTTGAGGATGTCGTTCTGGATGGTC
The sequence above is drawn from the Streptomyces sp. SAT1 genome and encodes:
- the scpA gene encoding methylmalonyl-CoA mutase, whose product is MSVPDFSAIELGEPRPDGGADEWRTAVQKAADGDDLLWETPEGITVKPLYTGQDLEGLDFLDTFPGVAPYLRGPYPTMYVNQPWTIRQYAGFSTAEESNAFYRRNLAAGQKGLSVAFDLPTHRGYDSDHPRVTGDVGMAGVAIDSIYDMRQLFDGIPLDRMTVSMTMNGAVLPVLALYIVAAEEQGVPAEKLAGTIQNDILKEFMVRNTYIYPPKPSMRIISDIFAFTSQRMPRYNSISISGYHIQEAGATADLELAYTLADGVEYIRAGRDAGLDVDAFAPRLSFFWAIGMNFFMEIAKLRAARLLWAKLVRQFDPKNAKSLSLRTHSQTSGWSLTAQDVFNNVTRTCVEAMAATQGHTQSLHTNALDEALALPTDFSARIARNTQLLIQQESGTTRVIDPWGGSAYVERLTYDLARRAWQHIQEVEQAGGMAQAIDAGIPKLRVEEAAARTQARIDSGRQPVIGVNKYRVDSDEQIEVLKVDNSSVRTQQIAKLRRLREERDETACRDALDALTRAAGGEGNLLELAVRAARAKATVGEISDALEKVYGRHAGQIRTISGVYRNEAGQSPDVDRTRAVVDDFAEAEGRRPRILVAKMGQDGHDRGQKVIATAFADLGFDVDVGPLFQTPAEVARQAVEADVHIVGVSSLAAGHLTLVPALREALAEEGRGDIMIVVGGVIPPQDVPTLLEMGATAVFPPGTVIPDAARDLVTRLAADLGHDEL